The DNA segment ACACGGGCATGTACCGCCAGGTCGGCGAACTGCTCGTCGAGAGCGACTACGACGAGGCCTACGACGACCTCGAAGAGAAGGTCGACAACCTCGAAGTCCGCGTCGAGAGCCTCGACAAGCAGGAAGAGCGCGTTCAGGAGCAGTTCGAGGAGCTCCAGCAGGAACTCCAGCAGATGCTCGGTGGCGCTGGCGGCGGTGGCGCTGGCGGCCCGAGCCCGGATGTCGGCCCCGGCGGCGACTGAGACGATGGTCGAAGACAGCGAGGTCGTCCAGACGGCCGCTGACGCGGCCGAGAACGTCATCTTTTCGCGCTGTGACCGCTCGGCAGTCGCCGACTTCGACATCACGGTGACTTTCGAGGACGACGTACTGGAAGTCGACGTCTATCTCAACGTCGAGGACGACCGGATCGACGAACAGCAAGTCGCCGACGACGCCGCGCTGGCCGCCCGCGGTGCCGTCGACGAACTGTTCTCCTAGCTCTGGCCCTGGTCGCGGACGAAACCCGTCCGGAACGCGATCCAGCCAAGCACGCTGATGAACAGAATCGGCGGCAGGATGAGAAACGCCCACAGCGGCTTCAGTCCCCAGCCGAGCAACAGCGCCAGGTTGCCGAGCCCCAGTACCAGGAAGGGCGCGACTGCCAGCGTCGCCTGCTTGCGGTCAAGTTCCCGATCGGCGCTGGGGAGGCTCATGACGATCCGTATGTGAGTCCGGTAGAAAAGACCGACGTTACCGGCGATCGGGTGTCGGATCGGTGGAGGGCCGAGCGGTCGGGAACGGATCCTCTCAGCTTTCGACCGTGGTGTCGTCGTCGCTATCGGTCGATTCGTCGTCCGTCTCCTCGTCGTTCATTTCGTCGTCCGCTGCTTCGTCGTCTTCCATGTCATCTTCGGGCGTTTCATCGTCGCTGTCAGACGCGCGCTCCGCTTGCTCGTCGAGTTCTCGATCGTCAGCCGACTGCTCGTCATCGGCCGAGTTCTCGTCGTCCGGCACGTCGTCAGCGTCCTCGGGCGTGACGTCGGCGATCGCTGCACCCAGGTCCCCCTCGAGTTCGCCGGAGAGGAACTGGTTGATCGTCTCGTGGAGTTCCGTCACGAAGTCGGGAACCTGCTCGGGCATGTCAGTCGGCGGGCCGCGCTCGGCAGCCGAAGCGTTCTCGCTCATGTGGGGGCCGCGCTCGGCGGGCGGTCCGCGCTCAGTGGCTTCGTGTGGCCGGCGGTCCGCTCGGTCCGCCGACTCGTCCGTCTCGTTTGCGTCGGCTGCGTCGGTTACTGTTTCGTTCGTGTTCGCCTGGTCCGGAACCGGTGCGTCCGCGGGTGCGTTGCCCGGCAGTGCTGCCGCCGTGCCGCCGGCGATGAGCACCACTGCGAGGGCAATGCCTGCGATCTTTGGTAGATTCATTTTCGTTCGCTCCGACTGACCCTCTATCGGGAAGCCGTTTTAACCGGGTACTCCCCGAAGGCGATTCAGCCTCGATTGCGTCAGCTTTCCCCGGTTTGTCCTCTCAAACGGCGTTAATCGACGACAGATTTATATACGAGGTTCGGGTTCCGGCGCCAGGGTGTCAGTTCCGGCCCCTGGCACGCCCGAGTACTTTTGGGAATCGCCGCCGAATCTCGTGGTATGGAACACGAGGCCACAGTCGAGGGGGTCGGCGTCGGCGTCGGGGACGACGGGGCGGGTGCACCCGTGGTGCTTCTGCAGGCGCGCGACCAGTACGTGCCGATCTTCGTCAGCGCCGATCAGGCCCAGTCGATGCAACTGGCCATCGACGAGGAGCCGTTCGAACGCCCGCTGACCCACGACCTCATGATCGAGATGCTCTCCGAGTTCGGTGGGGCGATCGATCGCGTCCGGATCGACGATCTCGCTGATGGCACCTTCTACGCGAAGATAGATGCCGAGCAGTACACCGGGGGCTCGCGCAAGGACGCGGTCTTCGATGCCCGTCCGAGCGACGGAATCGCGGTCGCGCTCCGGGTCGACTGCCCGATCATCGTCGACGACGCGGTCATCGATGCGGCCGGACAGCCCCCGGAGGCATTCAAGACCGACGCCGAGGCCGATCCGTTCGGGGCCGAGGACGATCTCGATGAGGGATCCGACGTCGACGCCGAGGACGACCCCGACGACTTCGAGTTCTGATCCCGCTCTGACTGGCGACCGAAACTGTCAGGGCTATCTATGCCGTACGATCGCGCATGTACGAGGCGGTCATCTTCGATAACGACGGCGTACTGCTGGAGTTGACGGGCATGCCCCCGCACTACGAGGGTGCTCGCGAGGCGTTCGCCGCCGTCGGCGTCGATGACCCGGACGGCGAAGACGTCGAGGCGATGAGTCTCGGCGTCACAGTCCCCAAACTGCAGCGAGTCTGCGAACGGTACGGTCTCGATCCCGAGACCTTCTGGCGGGCTCGCGACCGTGCGCTGGCCCGCCGCCAGCAGGCCGAGATGCGCGCCGGCCGGAAACAGCCCTACGACGACATCGGGTATCTCGCCGCGCTCGACCGTCCGCTGGGTGTCGTCAGCTCGAACCAGCACGCGACTGTCGAATTCGCGTTCGACTTTTTCGACCTCGACCGACACTTCGAGACGGTGTACGGTCGCCCGCCGACTGTTGAGAGCCTCCGCCGAAAAAAGCCCGCACCCTACTACCTCGAACAGGCGCTCGCGGACCTCGGGACGCGCGATGCGCTGTACGTGGGCGACAGCGAGACGGACGTTCAGGCCGCCCACGCCGCCGGCATCGACGCGGCGTTCGTCCGGCGATCCCACCGGGCCGACACCGAACTGTCGGTCACGCCCGACTACGAGGTCGAGGGACTCGGGGCGGTCGCCGAACTGGTCGCGGGCCGGTCCGCAAGCGACTAGGTAGGCTTTGCGCGCGCCCGATCGCGCCGGGTGTCGTGGGGTCGCTACTTGCCCCACTCGCGCTGGTCTTTGGGGCGGTCGCCGATGGCCTGGACGTTCAGCGGCTCGTCGGCGGAGTTGATCGCTTCCAG comes from the Halapricum desulfuricans genome and includes:
- a CDS encoding prefoldin subunit beta; its protein translation is MQGNLPPEAQEKLEELQDLQETAQQVATQKQQAETQLAEAESALDALEDIDEDTGMYRQVGELLVESDYDEAYDDLEEKVDNLEVRVESLDKQEERVQEQFEELQQELQQMLGGAGGGGAGGPSPDVGPGGD
- a CDS encoding DUF3194 domain-containing protein; protein product: MVEDSEVVQTAADAAENVIFSRCDRSAVADFDITVTFEDDVLEVDVYLNVEDDRIDEQQVADDAALAARGAVDELFS
- a CDS encoding HAD family hydrolase, whose protein sequence is MYEAVIFDNDGVLLELTGMPPHYEGAREAFAAVGVDDPDGEDVEAMSLGVTVPKLQRVCERYGLDPETFWRARDRALARRQQAEMRAGRKQPYDDIGYLAALDRPLGVVSSNQHATVEFAFDFFDLDRHFETVYGRPPTVESLRRKKPAPYYLEQALADLGTRDALYVGDSETDVQAAHAAGIDAAFVRRSHRADTELSVTPDYEVEGLGAVAELVAGRSASD
- a CDS encoding bifunctional nuclease family protein; this encodes MEHEATVEGVGVGVGDDGAGAPVVLLQARDQYVPIFVSADQAQSMQLAIDEEPFERPLTHDLMIEMLSEFGGAIDRVRIDDLADGTFYAKIDAEQYTGGSRKDAVFDARPSDGIAVALRVDCPIIVDDAVIDAAGQPPEAFKTDAEADPFGAEDDLDEGSDVDAEDDPDDFEF